In Hippoglossus stenolepis isolate QCI-W04-F060 chromosome 21, HSTE1.2, whole genome shotgun sequence, one DNA window encodes the following:
- the LOC118100302 gene encoding histone acetyltransferase p300 isoform X2 has product MAENVLDSGPPSAKRPKLSSPALSASASDGNDFGSLFELEHELPDELISSNDSGLVNGGDLNQLHTTLGGGPAGLGPGGGGGGSGGMGLGLGPGGGVGGQDAVAKHKQLSELLRAGAPTSAQQGHQGTMGSPGGPTAMGQHLANMKSSPGQGPQQMMGQQQQQHLSPQQQASMMQQQQNAAAGMMGGMNRAMMGAQQKGNNGQQQSGMIGNQVMNGSPRMGFGNQGMGGNSNLLAETLQQQGAGGQAGMRGQQPGAMNKMGMMGNPGGPFGGPYAGQGNQGLGGAGLGPQLQNKGPMANSLAPFNVDKKNQPLQGMAAMGSQQSQAGVGGPSGAPVGGAPGMVPNTQAGLVGPGAQVSAASAAAGAPPTADPEKRKLIQQQLVLLLHAHKCQRREQANGEVRQCNLPHCRTMKNVLNHMTHCQAGKSCQVAHCASSRQIISHWKNCTRHDCPVCLPLKNAGDKRNPQSLLSAASAGLGSSLGAVAGGQPSAPNLNPPSQIDPSSIERAYAALGLTYQGNQVQVQTAQPNMPNQGLHGQTGMRSLNPMGTNPMGVNGGVGAASQSQQANLLQDTMMHLNVSSQGLMNDVGGLGSLPTAAPPSAAGMRKSWHEDITQDLRNHLVHKLVQAIFPTPDPAALKDRRMENLVAYARKVEGDMYESANSRAEYYHLLAEKIYKIQKELEEKRRTRLQKQGLGIGPAGLGQPSTGLPPNGPLPDPSLVRPTGPNQMVNRMQGPGMNQFNQMGMQSMGQRSTPPLPMGASGNQIGLVGSRMAQPNVNQIQNQYLPQGQFPGSGPGVGTAQPGIAQPGTQAGMPQTQMGTPPSLPVASPLAQPGSAGGPSGVSSVGSMGPQSVGSGGPNLAAGAPPSSMTPTNANQQPNSIPHLGAMRGSSPSPAHSRSPTPHQTPPRLAGSQTPQPHTPNASQLAPPSTPQQNQLGQGPGSNKSLQQQHIGSAGSTTPSHPGLASCSSQHGAQLPRTPLSQKGSFPVDSQALTPASVSSQDTSSQQPHSDNNLDPKMEIKQQDEEEESDAGSCSKGGKLSNFKSEEKPIKSELKKEECCGEGGKGVSMDTSTTMQMSSVKMEDRKPEIKKEVKEEDDTSDSAVQQASAKKKIFKPEELRQALMPTLESLYRQDPESLPFRMPVDPQLLCIPDYFDIVKNPMDLSTIKRKLDTGQYQDPWQYVDDIWLMFNNAWVYNRKTSRVYKYCSKLAEVFEQEIDPVMQSLGYCCGRKLEFSPQTLCCYGKQLCTIPRDAAYFSYQNSSPKFGLVANRYHFCEKCFNEIQGETVSLGDDPTQPQTSINKEQFEKKKNDTLDPELLVECLDCGRRMHQICVLHHETIWPSGFVCDGCLKKTNKTRKENKYSSKRLPQTKLGYFLETRVNDFLKRMSHPESGEVFIRVVHVSDKMVEVKPGMKSRFVDSGEMSESFPYRTKALFAFEDIDGADVCFFGMHVQEYGSDCPQPNQRRVYISYLDSVHFFRPRTLRTAVYHEILLGYLEYVRKLGYTTGHIWACPPSEGDDYIFHCHPADQKIPKPKRLQEWYKKMLDKAVSERIVHDFKDVFKQATEDRLTSANELPYFEGDFWPNVLEESIKELEQEEEERKREENSTSNESIDETKGDSKNAKKKNNKKTSKNKSSLSRANKKKPGMPNVCNDLSQKLYATMEKHKEVFFVIRLSSAPMTNALPPISDPDPLMACDLMDGRDAFLTLARDKHLEFSSLRRSKWSSTCMLVELHNQSQDRFVYTCNECKHHVETRFHCTVCEDYDLCITCYNTKGHEHKMEKLGLGLDDESSNQAAATTQSPGDSRRLSIQRCIQSLVHACQCRNANCSLPSCQKMKRVVQHTKGCKRKTNGGCPICKQLIALCCYHAKHCQENKCPVPFCLNIKHKLRQQQLQHRLQQAQMLRRRMASMQRVGQPAPGGAPGGNGLPSPGANNGATGPGTPTSVGTQPPTPQTPTQGNMPALPQQQGVGMGGMGGPGQQQQQQVPQQGGAMPPQHHLHQFQQVGGGGGGGVMNSPQQQMMPQLLQQPPNVQQLQKPQHPGGLPPYNPRPPGASPLHQSLGKPGLGPATPPQQQQQQPNQGQGSMPVQGQQQGPPLAAVETALKIQRLAETQRQMAQAQAQIRGLGQGGMIPSHPHHPNTQAQMGMPHIGAQGMPPQAQGVVGRTMLDPQQQGMLAGMQQGGPQTQLPPQVQQQLQQVQQAGGGQLQPTNQQWGAGGPAMNPQQRSVMMGHMAPQQPGAVPQQPMNQQQPQPGNRGMMQVMGVSGGAAGAPTQIAGAAGTGTLPQAALQDLLRTLRSPSSPVQQQQVLSILRSNPTLMAAFIRQRAARYQGGQGGPGGPGGPPQGAPGGVRFQGAPGGLPGVGGPGANQLPNMEGQPQVNVNQAGQPGINMVQGGAQGGNMPTMAQLQQLQQQQQQQQQQQQQQRPMLPGNLQQQQMAALQQQQQQQQQQQQQQGAMQAGQQGTMTTQFREMLMMRRHLQQQQQQQQQQQQQMGNHGQFQQPQGLQQQQGQQGFMQPGQGQPGIPPSSQPQPGVGGVGGPQQQQGGPQGGPGQPGQQQGYPSPMSQVAAALQQRLQMQMQQQQQQQQQQQQQQQQQQQQQQQQQQNPMGGLQGQDGGPSGERGPGGPPLQAGQVGPGQGQQQQGGGGGGPPLPQTTQGMLHQNIHQRLLQQQHLGGGSPAQHSSPMSPQQQMAQSPHHLQGPGSLSSQVRSPQPSPRPQSQPSHSSPSPRMQPSSQPQPSPHRISPQTQTGSPHPGHLSQHHPSMALPQPPQPQQQVLPQQQPGGSVDPSQFSSDQNSIMSQLSGMTGMHGGQGGQPDILGGNNNNSGNNNQELGANINHNSLDLM; this is encoded by the exons ATGGCCGAGAACGTTCTGGACTCTGGCCCGCCTTCAGCCAAGAGGCCTAAACTCTCCTCTCCGGCACTTTCCGCCTCCGCCAGCGATGGAAACG ATTTCGGCTCACTCTTTGAATTGGAGCATGAACTTCCAGATGAGCTCATCAGCTCCAATGATTCAGGACTGGTCAATGGCGGGGACCTCAACCAGCTGCACACCACTCTGGGAGGAGGACCTGCAGGGCTCGGTCCTGGAGGAGGCGGTGGAGGGTCAGGAGGAATGGGTCTTGGTCTTGGCCCTGGAGGGGGTGTTGGAGGCCAGGATGCGGTGGCCAAGCACAAACAACTGTCCGAGCTTTTGCGGGCAGGGGCGCCCACTTCAGCCCAACAAGGGCACCAAGGAACCATGGGCAGCCCAGGAGGTCCCACTGCCATGGGGCAACACTTGGCGAACATGAAATCATCCCCTGGTCAAGGACCTCAGCAAATGatggggcagcagcagcagcaacacctCTCCCCTCAACAACAGGCCAGCATGATGCAGCAACAACAGAATGCCGCAGCTGGAATGATGGGTGGCATGAACAGGGCCATGATGGGAGCACAGCAGAAAGGCAATAATGGACAGCAGCAGTCAGGAATGATTGGGAACCAGGTGATGAATGGCTCCCCTAGGATGGGCTTTGGGAATCAGGGGATGGGCGGCAACAGCAACCTGTTGGCTGAGACGCTACAACAGCAGGGAGCTGGTGGACAGGCCGGGATGAGAGGCCAGCAGCCTGGAGCAATGAACAAG ATGGGGATGATGGGCAACCCAGGGGGCCCTTTTGGAGGTCCGTATGCGGGGCAGGGGAATCAAGGTCTGGGAGGCGCAGGGCTGGGCCCTCAGCTCCAGAACAAGGGCCCCATGGCCAACAGCCTGGCACCATTCAATGTAGACAAGAAGAACCAGCCACTGCAAGGAATGGCTGCTATG GGCTCCCAGCAGTCACAGGCAGGTGTGGGCGGTCCCTCTGGTGCACCTGTGGGAGGGGCCCCGGGGATGGTGCCCAACACTCAGGCAGGTCTAGTTGGTCCTGGTGCACAGGTTTCTGCagcatctgctgcagctggtgcaCCACCCACAGCTGACCCGGAGAAGCGCAAGCTAATCCAGCAGCAACTGGTACTCCTGCTCCACGCACACAAGTGTCAGCGGAGAGAACAGGCCAACGGTGAAGTGCGACAGTGCAACCTTCCTCACTGCCGCACAATGAAGAACGTTCTCAATCACATGACTCACTGCCAGGCTGGCAAGTCCTGTCAGG TTGCACACTGTGCATCATCGAGGCAGATCATCTCTCATTGGAAGAACTGCACGCGGCACGACTGTCCCGTCTGCCTGCCACTCAAGAACGCTGGGGACAAGAGGAACCCTCAGT CTCTACTCAGTGCGGCCAGTGCAGGTCTGGGCAGCTCTCTTGGGGCTGTAGCCGGTGGCCAGCCAAGTGCTCCGAACCTCAACCCACCGAGCCAGATTGACCCCAGCTCCATAGAAAGAGCCTACGCGGCCCTGGGCCTCACCTACCAGGGCAACCAGGTCCAAGTTCAGACTGCCCAACCCAACATGCCCAACCAAGGCCTGCATGGCCAGACCGGCATGAGGTCTCTGAATCCAATGG GTACAAATCCCATGGGAGTCAATGGAGGTGTGGGAGCTGCATCTCAGAGCCAACAAGCCAACCTTCTACAGGATACCATGATGCACCTGAATGTGTCCAGCCAAGG tCTGATGAATGATGTTGGTGGGCTCGGCTCCTTGCCCACAGCAGCCCCGCCCTCTGCTGCAGGCATGAGGAAAAGCTGGCATGAGGACATCACACAGGACCTACGAAACCATTTGGTACACAAACT TGTTCAGGCCATTTTTCCGACTCCAGACCCCGCTGCCCTCAAGGACCGGCGGATGGAGAACCTGGTGGCCTATGCCAGAAAAGTTGAGGGGGACATGTATGAGTCAGCCAATAGTCGA GCTGAGTACTATCACCTATTAGCAGAGAAGATCTATAAGATCCAGAAGGAgctggaagagaagaggaggaccCGGCTTCAGAAGCAGGGCCTGGGCATCGGGCCTGCCGGCTTGGGTCAGCCCTCCACTGGACTGCCTCCAA ACGGTCCCCTCCCTGACCCATCTCTGGTGCGACCGACGGGACCAAATCAGATGGTCAACAGGATGCAAGGCCCAG gtATGAATCAGTTCAATCAGATGGGAATGCAGTCCATGGGTCAGAGGTCCACGCCTCCACTCCCAATGGGAGCATCAGGCAATCAG ATCGGACTGGTTGGATCCAGGATGGCACAACCTAATGTCAACCAGATACAGAACCAGTATCTGCCGCAGGGGCAGTTCCCTGGCTCAGGACCAGGTGTTGGTACAGCTCAGCCTGGTATTGCCCAGCCTGGCACACAGGCAGGCATGCCACAG ACGCAGATGGgcactcctccttctcttccagtTGCTAGTCCTCTAGCGCAGCCCGGTTCAGCTGGCGGTCCCAGTGGCGTCTCCTCAGTGGGGTCAATGGGTCCCCAGAGCGTGGGTAGTGGAGGTCCCAACTTAGCTGCCGGAGCCCCTCCTTCCTCAATGACTCCAACTAACGCGAACCAGCAGCCCAACTCCATCCCCCATCTGGGAGCCATGCGCGGCAGCTCGCCCTCACCTGCTCACAGCCGATCCCCTACCCCTCACCAAACACCCCCCAGACTAGCTGGGTCCCAGACCCCACAGCCACACACCCCAAATGCATCACAGCTGGCTCCACCCTCGACCCCCCAGCAAAACCAACTTGGCCAGGGCCCAGGCTCTAACAAGTCCCTCCAGCAGCAACATATAGGGTCAGCTGGTTCAACCACTCCGTCTCACCCGGGACTGGCCTCCTGCTCATCGCAGCATGGTGCTCAGCTGCCTCGCACTCCG TTGTCCCAAAAGGGTTCATTCCCGGTGGATAGCCAGGCTCTGACTCCAGCCTCTGTCAGCAGCCAGGACACTTCCTCCCAGCAGCCGCACTCAGACAACAACCTCGACCCCAAAATGGAGATCAAGCagcaggatgaggaggaggagagtgatgCCGGCAGCTGCTCCAAAGGAGGGAAGCTCAGCAACTTCAAATCGGAGGAAAAGCCCATCAAATCAGAGCTGAAAAAGGAGGAGTGTTGTGGAGAGGGAGGTAAAGGTGTTTCTATGGATACATCAACAACAATGCAGATGTCCAGTGTGAAGATGGAAGACAGGAAACCAGAGATTAAGAAGGAGgtgaaagaggaagatgatACGTCAGATTCAGCTGTACAACAAGCCTCAGCGAAAAAGAAGA TCTTCAAACCTGAGGAGCTTCGACAGGCCCTGATGCCGACTCTCGAATCACTATACCGTCAAGATCCAGAGTCGCTGCCATTCAGAATGCCCGTTGACCCACAACTGCTGTGCATACCT GACTACTTTGACATAGTGAAGAACCCCATGGACTTATCAACAATCAAGCGAAAGCTGGACACTG GTCAGTACCAGGATCCCTGGCAGTACGTGGATGACATTTGGCTGATGTTCAACAACGCGTGGGTGTACAACCGTAAAACATCCAGAGTGTACAAGTACTGCTCCAAGCTGGCTGAGGTCTTCGAGCAGGAGATCGACCCCGTCATGCAGAGCCTCGGCTACTGTTGTGGCAGGAAG TTGGAGTTCTCTCCTCAGACACTGTGCTGCTATGGAAAGCAGCTATGCACTATTCCCCGAGACGCTGCTTACTTCAGCTACCAGAACAG TTCACCAAAATTTGGGCTTGTTGCTAACAGGTACCACTTCTGCGAGAAGTGTTTCAACGAGATCCAGGGGGAGACGGTTTCCCTGGGCGATGACCCCACCCAACCACAGAC ATCGATTAACAAGGAGCAgtttgagaagaagaagaatgacaCACTGGACCCTGAACT CCTCGTTGAATGTTTGGACTGCGGCCGCAGGATGCACCAGATCTGTGTCCTGCACCATGAAACAATCTGGCCATCGGG TTTTGTGTGTGATGGCTGCttaaagaagacaaataaaacaaggaaagaaaacaagtattCTTCCAAAC GGTTGCCCCAGACAAAGTTGGGCTATTTCCTGGAGACGAGGGTGAACGACTTCTTAAAGCGTATGAGTCACCCGGAGTCCGGAGAAGTCTTCATTCGTGTCGTCCATGTCTCTGATAAAATGGTGGAGGTTAAACCAGGCATGAAGTCCAG ATTTGTGGACAGCGGAGAGATGTCGGAGTCTTTCCCATACAGGACAAAAGCCCTTTTTGCATTCGAGGACATTGATGGAGCAGATGTCTGCTTCTTTGGTATGCACGTTCAAGAGTACGGATCCGACTGTCCTCAGCCCAACCAGAG GCGAGTATACATCTCCTACCTGGACAGTGTACACTTCTTTCGGCCTCGTACTCTAAGAACAGCAGTTTACCATGAAATCCTCCTCGGGTACTTGGAATATGTCAGGAAGTTGGG CTACACCACTGGCCACATCTGGGCCTGCCCACCGAGTGAAGGGGATGACTACATATTCCACTGTCACCCTGCAGATCAGAAGATCCCAAAGCCCAAACGTCTTCAGGAATGGTACAAGAAGATGTTAGACAAAGCTGTGTCAGAGCGGATAGTGCACGACTTCAAG GATGTTTTCAAGCAGGCAACAGAGGATCGTTTGACCAGTGCCAATGAGCTGCCTTACTTTGAGGGGGACTTTTGGCCCAATGTGCTGGAGGAGAGCATCAAAGAGCtagaacaggaggaggaggagaggaaaagggaggagAACAGCACTTCCAATGAGAGTATTGAT GAAACAAAAGGTGACAGTAAAaatgcaaagaagaagaacaacaagaagACGAGTAAGAACAAGAGCAGCTTGAGTCGAGCCAATAAGAAGAAGCCAGGGATGCCGAATGTCTGCAATGACCTTTCACAGAAACTCTATGCTActatggaaaaacacaaagag GTGTTCTTTGTGATCCGACTGAGCTCAGCCCCCATGACAAACGCCTTGCCCCCTATTTCAGACCCGGATCCCCTGATGGCATGTGACCTCATGGATGGCCGTGATGCTTTCCTGACATTGGCCAGGGACAAACACCTGGAGTTCAGCTCGCTCAGGAGGTCCAAGTGGAGCTCCACGTGCATGTTGGTAGAGTTGCACAACCAAAGCCAGGACCGCTTCGTCTACACTTGTAACGAGTGCAAGCACCACGTGGAGACACGTTTTCACTGTACCGTCTGTGAG GATTACGACCTCTGCATCACATGTTACAACACTAAGGGCCACGAGCACAAGATGGAGAAGTTAGGTCTCGGTTTGGATGATGAAAGCAGCAACCAGGCAGCTGCTACAACTCAGAGCCCTGGAGACTCCCGTCGCCTCAGCATCCAGCGCTGCATCCAGTCCCTCGTCCATGCCTGCCAGTGTCGAAATGCAAACTGCTCCCTGCCGTCCTGCCAGAAGATGAAACGGGTTGTTCAGCACACAAAAGgctgcaaaagaaaaaccaaTGGTGGTTGCCCCATCTGCAAGCAGCTCATCGCGCTTTGTTGCTATCACGCAAAACACTGTCAGGAGAACAAGTGCCCAGTCCCATTCTGCCTAAACATCAAGCACAAGCTccgtcagcagcagctgcagcacagactccAGCAAGCCCAGATGCTAAGGAGGAGGATGGCCAGCATGCAGAGAGTGGGCCAGCCTGCTCCTGGAGGAGCTCCTGGGGGCAATGGTTTACCCTCTCCAGGAGCAAACAATGGAGCAACTGGTCCTGGAACCCCTACCTCTGTGGGCACTCAGCCTCCTACCCCACAGACACCCACCCAGGGGAACATGCCTGCgctcccacagcagcagggaGTTGGGATGGGGGGAATGGGAGGGCCAGgccagcaacagcaacagcaagtTCCACAGCAAGGCGGTGCCATGCCCCCTCAACACCATCTTCATCAGTTTCAGCAggtgggtggaggaggtggagggggggtgatgaattctcctcagcagcagatgatgcctcagctcctgcagcagcctccCAATGTCCAGCAACTTCAGAAGCCACAGCACCCTGGTGGTTTGCCTCCGTACAACCCCAGACCTCCTGgagcctctcctctccaccagtCACTGGGCAAACCTGGACTTGGCCCAGCCACCCcaccccagcagcagcagcaacaacccAATCAAGGACAAGGTTCCATGCCTGTACAAGGCCAACAGCAAGGCCCCCCTTTGGCTGCTGTAGAGACAGCCCTAAAAATTCAGCGCCTAGCAGAGACCCAGAGACAGATGGCCCAGGCCCAAGCCCAGATCCGTGGCTTGGGACAGGGTGGCATGATACCCTCACATCCTCACCACCCGAACACCCAGGCCCAGATGGGCATGCCCCACATTGGGGCCCAAGGCATGCCCCCACAGGCTCAGGGAGTTGTCGGAAGGACTATGTTAGACCCACAGCAGCAGGGGATGCTAGCAGGGATGCAGCAAGGTGGCCCTCAGACGCAGTTGCCACCTCAAGTtcaacagcagctccagcaaGTTCAGCAGGCAGGCGGTGGACAACTCCAGCCAACAAACCAGCAGTGGGGTGCTGGGGGACCGGCCATGAACCCTCAACAACGGTCAGTCATGATGGGTCACATGGCACCGCAGCAGCCAGGAGCTGTTCCGCAACAGCCGATGAATCAGCAGCAACCTCAACCTGGAAACCGTGGGATGATGCAGGTAATGGGTGTATCAGGAGGGGCAGCTGGGGCACCTACTCAGATAGCAGGTGCAGCTGGAACAGGAACTTTACCCCAGGCAGCTCTACAAGACCTCCTGCGAACTCTGCGCTCCCCAAGCTCTCCCGTTCAACAGCAGCAAGTCCTCAGCATCCTTCGTTCCAACCCAACACTCATGGCTGCTTTTATCAGGCAAAGAGCAGCAAGATATCAAGGCGGTCAGGGGGGTCCTGGAGGACCTGGAGGGCCTCCACAAGGGGCCCCTGGAGGTGTGAGGTTCCAAGGCGCTCCTGGGGGGCTTCCGGGTGTAGGAGGACCTGGGGCTAACCAGCTTCCTAACATGGAAGGACAACCACAAGTTAATGTGAACCAGGCAGGCCAGCCAGGGATAAACATGGTTCAGGGTGGAGCACAGGGAGGAAATATGCCCACCATGGCTCAGCTGCAGCAgttacaacagcagcagcagcagcagcagcagcagcagcaacaacagcgcCCAATGTTGCCTGGGAATCTTCAGCAACAGCAAATGGCTGCattgcaacaacaacaacaacagcagcagcagcaacaacaacaacagggagCAATGCAAGCAGGGCAACAAGGCACCATGACTACACAGTTCAGAGAGATGTTGATGATGAGAAGacatctgcagcagcaacaacaacaacagcagcagcagcagcagcagatgggaAACCATGGGCAGTTCCAGCAGCCTCAAGGacttcagcagcagcaaggcCAGCAAGGCTTCATGCAGCCTGGCCAGGGTCAGCCAGGGATACCCCCCTCTTCCCAACCCCAGCCAGGTGTTGGAGGTGTAGGGGGACCCCAGCAGCAACAAGGAGGGCCACAGGGTGGGCCAGGACAGCCAGGCCAGCAGCAAGGCTACCCCAGCCCCATGTCACAAGTGGCTGCAGCGCTCCAGCAAAGGCTCCAGATGCAgatgcagcaacagcagcaacaacaacaacagcagcagcagcaacaacagcagcagcagcaacaacagcagcagcagcagcaaaatcCAATGGGTGGACTTCAAGGACAAGACGGAGGGCCCAGTGGAGAAAGAGGACCTGGAGGACCTCCACTTCAGGCTGGACAAGTCGGACCAGGGCAGGGACAACAACAGCAaggtggagggggtggtggACCCCCACTGCCACAGACGACACAAGGTATGCTCCACCAGAACATCCACcagaggctgctgcagcagcaacacctTGGGGGCGGCTCTCCTGCCCAGCATAGTAGTCCTATGAGTCCTCAACAGCAGATGGCTCAGTCGCCCCACCACCTCCAAGGTCCAGGGTCCCTCAGCAGTCAGGTGAGGTCGCCTCAGCCCTCACCGAGACCGCAGTCGCAGCCCTCGCACTCAAGCCCGTCCCCGCGCATGCAGCCCTCCTCCCAACCTCAGCCCTCACCTCATCGCATCTCTCCGCAGACCCAGACTGGCTCACCCCACCCAGGCCACTTAAGCCAACATCACCCCAGCATGGCGTTGCCCCAACCTCCACAACCCCAGCAGCAAGTGTTacctcagcagcagccaggtGGTTCAGTAGATCCCAGTCAGTTCAGCTCTGACCAGAACTCCATCATGTCCCAGTTGAGTGGGATGACGGGGATGCACGGTGGACAGGGCGGACAGCCAGACATTTTGGGTGGGAATAATAACAACAGCGGTAACAACAACCAGGAGCTGGGAGCGAACATTAACCACAACAGTTTAGACCTTATGTAG